GCGTTAGAGATAATAAAAAATCAAGACAAGCCTACAACTATTATATACCCAAACTATACGAATCTAGCTTCAAATTGCACTAAAAGTAATGGCAGTATAGCCATTAGATTAGTAGATAAAGGGATTTGTCATGATATAATAAAGAAAATTGGTCATCCCATTATCTCTACGTCCGCGAATATCAGTGGGGGAAAATCACCAAAAACATTTTCTGAAATTGACCAAAAAATTTTATCAGCCGTAGATCATGTTGTAAATTTGCCAGAAGCAAGCCAAAACACAAGTGCATCAAGAATAGTAGAACTATTAGAAGATGGGAAATTGAGGATGATTAGAGAGTAGATGCAAAATTTCAAAGAACATATAAATAAAGAAATTTTCAAGATCATTTCCGAAACAGGAAAAGAACAAGGAAACGAAGTTTATGTTATCGGCGGTTATGTTCGAGACATCCTACTAAAAAGGGAATCGCACGATATTGATGTAGTTACTGTTGGAAGTGGTATACAATTGGCTAAAGCTGTAAGTAGCAAATTACCCAAAACAAAGGTTTCTATATTTAAAAACTTTGGTACGGCTATGCTAAATCATCGTAATGATAGTGTAGAGTTTGTCGGGGCTCGAAAAGAATCGTACAAAAGAGAGTCTCGAAACCCAATAGTGGAAGACGGAACATTAGAGGATGATCAGAACAGACGAGACTTCACAATAAACTGCCTTGCAATCAGTTTAAATTCGGATTCATATGGGAAATTAATAGACCCCTTTGATGGAATTAAGGATCTCGAAAATAAAATCTTAAGAACCCCACTAAACCCTTCGATTACGTTCTCCGACGATCCTTTACGAATGTTCCGAGCAATTCGATTTGCTTCGCAACTTGGCTTTACGATTGAAGAATCCGCTTTAAACGCGATAAAAGAGAATCGAGAAAGAATTAAGATCCTTTCCATAGAACGCATTTCTGAAGAACTTAATAAAATCATACTATCCCCTATTCCATCTATCGGTTTCTATCTACTAGACGAAACAGGACTTTTAGATTTGATTTTTCCTGAGTTTGTGAAGCTAAAAGGCATTGAAATAAAAAATGGTCTGAGCCATAAAGACAATTTCATTCATACACTACAAGTTCTTGATAATGCCGCAGCCAAGTCAGATAAATTATGGTTGAGATGGTCTGCTATTTTACATGACATAGCAAAACCGGCCACTAAACGATTTAACAATAAAGTAGGTTGGACATTTCATGGCCATGAAGACAAAGGATCTATGATGGTTAAGGGTATTTTTCAGAGATTAAGACTTCCCTTAGATGCTCCTGCGCAATATGTAAAAAAACTCGTATTACTTCATTTAAGACCAATTGCTCTAACGAATAAAACAGTTAGTGCATCTGCTGTTAGAAGATTGTTATTTGAAGCAGGAGAAGACATAGATGACTTAATGATTCTTGTAAAAGCAGATATCACTTCTAAAAACAAGAATAAAGTAATTAGGTATACCGAAAATCTTATCCTGGTTGAAGAAAAGATGAAAGAGGTGCAGAAAGAAGACAATTTCCGAAATTGGAAATCACCTGTTATGGGTAAAGACATTATGGAAACTTTCAATATTAGGCCTGGTAAAACTATTGGGATTATTAAAGAAAAAATTAAAGAAGCCATTTTAGATGGGAAAATCGCTAACACGAAGGAAGATGCCATAACATACATGGAATCACTATCTTCGGAGTTAGGACTTGAAATTCAATTAGAAAAATGAAAAAAGCATACAGGTATCAAGTTATTCTCGACACCGAAAAGGATGTTGTGAGAGAGTTGGAAATTTATTCGGAAGACACATTCGAAAACCTTCACAAAGCACTTCTTGAATCTTTTAATTTCCAGAATACGGAAATGGCTTCCTTTTACATGAGTAGCAACGACTGGGATAAAGGTGAAGAGATTACGTTAATGAGCATGGCGAGCGCTGATGGAATTGACGAGCAAGCGGGTATAATACCTGCACCAATGATGGCAGACACATCATTAAGTTTATACATGGAAGGTACTGGAACTAAAATGATTTATGTTTTTGATTTTCTTCTTATGTGGTGCTTCTATATCGAACTTATCGAAGAAATTGACAGTGATGAAGAATTGCCCAGATGTAGTAAGAAAATGGGTGAAGCGCCAAACCAAAACGATAAAGATGCAGACGAAACACTTTTAGGTGATTCTGTGGCAAGTGAAATTGCCGATATTATGTCTGGGTTTGAAGATGAAGAAGATGATGGTGAAGCAAGATACAACTACAACGAATAGCTTGAGGAATGCCATTAAAGACCTTAATTGTACTCTTAGGCCCCACAGGCATTGGCAAAACAGAACTCAGCTTAAAAATAGCAGATTACTTCAGAACAGAAATCATCTCTTCAGATTCGAGACAAATGTTTCGAGAAATCAGTATTGGAACTGCCAAACCAACTTCAACCCAACTAGCAGCAGCCCCACACCATTTTATCAATTCAAAGTCGATACACGATAGCTATACTGTTTCCGATTACGAAAACGATGCAATTGCTCTAATTGAAAAACTTTACAAAACACATAACACGCTAATTCTTTCAGGAGGTTCTGGTTTATACATCGACGCCATTTGCAAAGGATTTGACCCCACTCCCACGCCAAATAAAGAACTGAGAAAAGATTTAGAACAAGAGCTTAGTGATTTAGGAATAGAATCGCTTCAAAATAAAATTAAAAAACTCGACCCTAAACTTTACGAAACAATAGATTTACAAAACCCAACTCGGTTAATTCGGGCAATTGAGGTATGTATTATTACAGGGAAACCATTTTCAGACTTATTGATTAAACAAGGTAAGAAGCGAAATTTCAATGTTATTAAAATTGGTCTTAAAATGGAGCGCGAAGATCTTTATATTAGAATCAATTTAAGAGTTGATGAAATGATGAAAGAAGGAATGCTAAACGAAGCTAAAGCTATCTTTGCACACAGGCACAGTAATGCATTAAAGGCTATTGGGTATGCCCCTTTATTTGATTTTTTAGAAAATAAAACGGATTTAAAATTTGCGGTTGATAAAATAAAGCAACATCACCGAAATTTTGCGAAACGCCAGATTACTTGGTTCAAAAGAGACGCTACAATAAATTGGTTTAATAGAGACGAACATGAGCAGATTATTCAATTCATAGCCCAAAGAGTAAGTTGAATCAATAATGAAAACTTCGTTAATTATTCTTTTACTTATATCTACACAAAACTTCAGTCTGTTTGCCATTACCGATTCTATTCTAAAACTTAAATCCGATTCAACTAAAGCTCAGATTACAATTAGCTCAGATAGACCCACAGTATCTTACAGTTCAACGACTGTTCCAAAACACTCTGTACAAATAGAATCTGGATTTGGTTTTGAAACAAGTAACAACGAATACATTTGGATCCATGCAAATTCAGATATCCTTATTCGCTTTGGGCTAAGTGAAAGGATTGAATTCAGATTTTACAATAAACTGAATCTTTCGAATACAAAATTAAATTGGCATACCGATATAGATACTAGAAGCTTTAGCCTACCCGATTATGGATTTAAATTTAATCTATTACATGAAAAAAAGTTTCTACCAGAAATAGCATTCCTACCCACTTTTGTATTTAAATACAAAGAAAATGACAATCTTAACATCTCTCTATACAACCTAGACTTGGCATTTAGCTTTACTAAGTCATTATCCAACCGTTTCTCTGCTGGATATAATTTTATATTCATCAGTAGAAGCCATTCCTTAGTTACTAGCGTTAATCTTATTGATAATCTACAATTATTCTTAGAATACTCTCGCATGCGCACGCGTTTTAGAAGATTGTATCACAATTTAATTATCGGAACTTCCTATCAGCCAATAAGTGATATCAATGTAGATCTCTCTGTACAGTTCAATACTTTGTCGCCATCCCTCACAATAAATAGTGGTTTTAGCATTTTAATGAACAAATAAGGCAACTCAAAAAATCCAATTGCGTTCAAGTACAAGCCCTTATTTAGAATAATTCTAAATAATAATGGTAATTTTACAAGGCATGAAATTATCTGAGCTAAAGCATTCGGAAAAAGCCGTCATTACTAAAGTAAAGGGCAAGGAAGACTTTCGTAGAAGAATTACAGAAATGGGATTTGTTAAAGGCCATGAAGTATTTCTTGTAAAGCGAGCCCCCCTTAACGACCCTATTGAGTTTAGTCTTATGGGATACAATATTTCTTTGCGCAAAAGTGAAGCAGAGCTTATTGAAATTGAAACCTCTACACAACAAGAACAAGTATTCTGTGAAACAATAACTTCATTATTAAAAGAAAACAAGATCAACCCTGCCTTTGTAAAAAAAGGTAAAAGGATAAAAGTGTTGCTAATTGGGAATCCCAATTGTGGAAAGACAACAATTTTCAATAGTGCATCAAACTCACATGGACGCGTCGGGAATTTTGATGGAGCAACGGTTGATTATCATCTAGCAACTTTTCAAAGAGAAGGTTATACCCTTGAAATTACCGACTTGCCAGGTATCTATTCTTTATCTACAGGTTCATCTGAAGAGCTGTTTGCTCGGAAATGGATTCTTGACAAGCAACCAGATATTATCGTAAACGTAGTAGACGCAACCAATTTAGAAAGAAATTTATTTCTTACTACCCAATTAATAGACATGAACGTCGACATGGTATTGGCCCTTAACATGCACGATGAATTAAAGGGGAAAAATATTGTTATTAACCAGAGCGAACTATCTGATAATTTAGGAATGCCAATTATTCCAACTGTAGGCATTACTGAAAAAGGAATAGACGAGCTTTTTAGCTGTGTAATAAACAGCTATAAATCTATTAACGATAGTAAAGAAAAGCTCCATATTGATTACGATAAATATTTCGGTAATCATTTAAAAAAGTTAGAAGATATAATTGAGACTAAAGAGAACAAAGCACTAACAGACATAGTGTCTAGTAGATACTTAGCGATTAAAGCTCTTGAGAACGACCCCTACTCTATTTTAAGATTAAGAGCGTGTAAGAATTTCGAAGAAATTCATAATATAGCTAGTAAAAGCATTATAGAAATAGAAGAAAAATTTAGCGAGGATGGTGAACAGCTTTTTTCTAATATGCGCTATCAGTTTATTGCTAATGTATTACGGAAAAGCTCTTCCAGACCATCCAAAGATACTGGTGGATCAGATAGTATAGATGCGGTTCTAACACACAAGTACTGGGGTTTTCCACTATTTATATTCTTCATGTGGTTAATGTTTCAATCCACTTTTACGCTAGGGGGATTCCCAAATCAACTTATTGAAAATGCCGTTGGTGAACTATCTAATTTCGTAAATTCCATTATGGAGACTGGCCCATTGAAGGATCTTCTTCTAAACGGTGTAATTAGCGGAATTGGCGGAATCATATGCTTTTTTCCAAGTATCCTTATTCTCTACTTCTGCATATCACTAATTGAAGATACTGGTTACATGGCCCGTACCGCATTTATCATGGACCGCCTTATGCGAATGATCGGACTAAATGGAAAATCATTTATCCCGTTGCTCATGGGCTTCGGGTGCAATGTTCCAGCAATTATGTCTACCAGAACATTAACAAGTAAAAGCAAT
This is a stretch of genomic DNA from Flavobacteriales bacterium. It encodes these proteins:
- a CDS encoding Sua5/YciO/YrdC/YwlC family protein; its protein translation is KEAIDKIGAIKQREPKGYVILVCDLEMLESIVSKVPQEALEIIKNQDKPTTIIYPNYTNLASNCTKSNGSIAIRLVDKGICHDIIKKIGHPIISTSANISGGKSPKTFSEIDQKILSAVDHVVNLPEASQNTSASRIVELLEDGKLRMIRE
- a CDS encoding HD domain-containing protein, which translates into the protein MQNFKEHINKEIFKIISETGKEQGNEVYVIGGYVRDILLKRESHDIDVVTVGSGIQLAKAVSSKLPKTKVSIFKNFGTAMLNHRNDSVEFVGARKESYKRESRNPIVEDGTLEDDQNRRDFTINCLAISLNSDSYGKLIDPFDGIKDLENKILRTPLNPSITFSDDPLRMFRAIRFASQLGFTIEESALNAIKENRERIKILSIERISEELNKIILSPIPSIGFYLLDETGLLDLIFPEFVKLKGIEIKNGLSHKDNFIHTLQVLDNAAAKSDKLWLRWSAILHDIAKPATKRFNNKVGWTFHGHEDKGSMMVKGIFQRLRLPLDAPAQYVKKLVLLHLRPIALTNKTVSASAVRRLLFEAGEDIDDLMILVKADITSKNKNKVIRYTENLILVEEKMKEVQKEDNFRNWKSPVMGKDIMETFNIRPGKTIGIIKEKIKEAILDGKIANTKEDAITYMESLSSELGLEIQLEK
- the miaA gene encoding tRNA (adenosine(37)-N6)-dimethylallyltransferase MiaA, whose amino-acid sequence is MPLKTLIVLLGPTGIGKTELSLKIADYFRTEIISSDSRQMFREISIGTAKPTSTQLAAAPHHFINSKSIHDSYTVSDYENDAIALIEKLYKTHNTLILSGGSGLYIDAICKGFDPTPTPNKELRKDLEQELSDLGIESLQNKIKKLDPKLYETIDLQNPTRLIRAIEVCIITGKPFSDLLIKQGKKRNFNVIKIGLKMEREDLYIRINLRVDEMMKEGMLNEAKAIFAHRHSNALKAIGYAPLFDFLENKTDLKFAVDKIKQHHRNFAKRQITWFKRDATINWFNRDEHEQIIQFIAQRVS
- the feoB gene encoding ferrous iron transport protein B, which codes for MVILQGMKLSELKHSEKAVITKVKGKEDFRRRITEMGFVKGHEVFLVKRAPLNDPIEFSLMGYNISLRKSEAELIEIETSTQQEQVFCETITSLLKENKINPAFVKKGKRIKVLLIGNPNCGKTTIFNSASNSHGRVGNFDGATVDYHLATFQREGYTLEITDLPGIYSLSTGSSEELFARKWILDKQPDIIVNVVDATNLERNLFLTTQLIDMNVDMVLALNMHDELKGKNIVINQSELSDNLGMPIIPTVGITEKGIDELFSCVINSYKSINDSKEKLHIDYDKYFGNHLKKLEDIIETKENKALTDIVSSRYLAIKALENDPYSILRLRACKNFEEIHNIASKSIIEIEEKFSEDGEQLFSNMRYQFIANVLRKSSSRPSKDTGGSDSIDAVLTHKYWGFPLFIFFMWLMFQSTFTLGGFPNQLIENAVGELSNFVNSIMETGPLKDLLLNGVISGIGGIICFFPSILILYFCISLIEDTGYMARTAFIMDRLMRMIGLNGKSFIPLLMGFGCNVPAIMSTRTLTSKSNRILTMLINPFMSCSARLPIYILLIGAFFPNNSGIMLFSIYFLGISIAVVTALILKQTAFKYVEEDQFLMELPPYRMPSFKGLLKHMWWKSSQYLRKITGVVMIASILVWALGYYPRNIEFSQDYESQIELLSSQDRIENDVEINKLILQKESERYEKSYIARVGKFIEPAIAPLGFDWKIGVSLLTGIVVKEIVVS